The sequence GGACATTTTCCGCATCCCCGCATAAAATGCAGTAAATAATCCAACAGGCCCACCGCCAATAATCGTTACATCAAAGACATTTTGATCACTCATATAGACTCTCCTCTTCTCAATCAGTATTTTGAAAAACATTCAATATAACCTTTACATAACGAATTGGTAATAATATGTTATGCAAAGTACTTTAATACTTTATTCACACAGTGTCAATGAATCCATTAAATATTCTAACTCTTTCGAGAAACATATCAAAAAAGCCCTGAAGATTTACTTATCAGGGCTTTTTTTGAAGGTACTTATACATGTACTATTATGGGTTATGGTTGTCTTTATAATCGGCAACAGTTTGGCTGCGGTCGCAACAAGTGTTAGCCTCTTATTAACAGCTCGTGTTATTTCTGCATTCTCGCATTGAGGGAAAAGGTAAAGCAGTCGGCGTAAGTAATTTCAAAATTCATCTTGAAGACTTGATAAAGGATGCGCAAATAGAACCTATGGTAAATCAGGTGGAGTATCATCCGCGTTTATCTCGAAAAGAACTTCAATTAAATTGCCAACAAAATAACATTCACGAGAAAACACGATGCGAAACGGAATAGCATTGAATCATTAAATTAGCTGATACAGATTGAACCCTAATATACAGGGCGTGTGGAACAGATTAAAGTCTTGCTTTAATAAAATCTATTGAATAAAGAACTGCCCATTTTCATCTTATTAAGGACATTAAAGATCAATGAAACAAGCAACAAACTAATCAATGCTGAGTCTATGATTCGAACAACTAAAACACCATAAAGTTTAATCGAAACTTCATCATAAAAAGACCATGAACCGAACAAAAATGCAGCCAACAAAGCGATTAGGCCCCAGTAAATGATTTTCTGCTGTGAAGTAGCGGTCTTATTACGAGTACATCTATTCTTTGCAGTTCTAAAATACATATATCCTATAATCAATGCGATACCAACAAGCGTGCTACCATGCTGGAGAATCTTGAAAATTGGAATGTCAAAGCTCAAAAAATGAACAGTATTGGATAGAAAGGATAATTTCTTCACCATATAACCACTTACATGAGTAAACGAATCCCAGACGACATGGGTTAGCATTCCAAACAATGCAGAATATAAAAACACAACCGCTTTTAACCACCTAGAAGAGTCTACCTTTTGTGAGTAAGTATCTTGCAGTATAGATGGCAGATGGCTAAATAACGCCTTATGAATATATGTAAGATAAACGAAATAGACGATTAGAACGATCGGAAGATTTAAGACTAAAAAACCAACAAATGTATGACCAATCTCACCATTCGGCTTCCCTCTAAGAAAATACTCGAAATCTGGCGCCATACTTCCCAAAACAAGTGCTAAAAAATTAACGTACTTACTATTTCTTGAAAAAGGCAAGGCTACTGCCGGGTGTGCAAAAGTCAACGGCATTACTTCCAACTCCTTGTAAAGGTACCTGTACCAGATGAATACGGTGTCTGTCATTCAAACATTAGGAGAAGACCCGCAACTATTTGAATTGACGGCGGGCGGATTGACAAACTCTCAGAGTGTCGTTCAGCTGAATGAAGGCCAGAAAGTACGTGTGTCAAAAGTTACGATTGTTAACTTTGAACGGCCAAGTGAGACGGATGGGGATGAATTTTAGGTACCGGGTTCTATTCGAAATTCAATGAGAACCAGGTACCCCTTTCAAAGAGCAATTCTATGTGACCGTACTAGCTTATTTTCAACGCGCACGGGCACATCACTCGCCTTCTCTTCTTAGTTGTACAACGACGAAAAAGTATGTACATAAATTTTTCTACGTCAATTTATTGCAATCCTTATCTCAAAATGTGTAATACTGATCTTTTGATATACTACTTGTACGCATTTTTTGTCCTTGGTTGGTAATGTACGTAGTTTCTTGTACTTTCCAGAAAACAAAAAAGCATGTGCATTTTCAGTATAATACCGTGTTTCTAAAAGTTTTTTTTGTACCTACTTTTATGTCATTGTACATTAGTATAATTCAATTATTTTATTTTCTTAAAAATCAGCGAAATAAAAGATATAAATAGAAATGCAAAAAAGGAACAATAGGCAAATTAATCTAAATAACTCTTTCTTATCTCGTTTCTTAATCTTTCTGAAGTCCAAAGCACTCCAGAATAAGCAACCTACACTTAAAACGAACAAAAATGAAATAAGACCTTGAAGTGCCGGTAGTAAATCATAAAGAAAAGGTAGCGGTATTAATAGTACAATCAATATAATAGTTAAACGTTTTCGCAGGATGGTTCCCCTCTTCCCCTCTTCCCCTCTTCTACTTTTATACTTTTTTATAGCTCATGTGCATACATAAAAGTTTAACACTTGTATGAATGAGAATACATCCTAAGAGAGAGATTTCTCTTTTAGGATGTAAATGCTTTGTATTAAACTCCATGAATTAGTCTTAAAATTAATATATATAATTATAAAATTCTGTCCATGTAGGTGCAGTCGACCTTAAACCTTCGATGTAACTATGCTACTGAAGCGCAACATCTGCAACGCTAGAATTAGACCAACTATTGTAAAAGTAATTATAGTAATTACCACTAGTATATTGCTCTAGTTGTTCTACACCATTAACACCCTTGCCAACAACATTAAAATGCGGTGCTAAAATGCGGTGCCAGTCACTCAAACATTCACGTAAACCAGAACAAACATAAATGTTTAAACTTTCACGAATGAATGAGTGACAGGCACCATAATACCAGCTTCATTTCCACACGCTCTGGCATATAGAGTGATTCTATTTGACCGTACTAGCTTATTTTCTACGCGCACGGGCAAATAGAGCGATTCTATTTGACCGTTCTGACTTGATTTCAGCGCGCACGGGCACAAGCGATTCTATTTGACCGTTCTAGCTTTATTTACACCCGCACGGGCATATAAAGCTATTCTATTTGACCGTACTGACTTGATTTCCACGCGCACGGGCATATAGAGCGATTCTATTTGACCGTTCTAGCTTCATTTCCACGCGAACGGGCATATAGAGCGATTCTATTTGACCGTTCTGACTTGATTTCAGCGCGCACGGGCAAATAGAGCAATCCTATTTGACCGTTCTAGCTTATTTTCCACACGAACGGGCATATAGAGCGATTCTATTTGTCCGTACTGACTTTATTAACACGAGATGATGGGAGAATATACGATTCATGGGGACTGTGACAAAGAAATCGGAGCGTTTTCATTGTTCTATCAGCGTCTAGATGATTTAAAGCAAATTACACTTATCTTTTGGTAAACACTCCTAAATTTTCCGAATAGACTTGTAGTTCGATCCCGCTCTTTGTACAATGAAGACGAGAGGAGCGATCGTATATGGGCATCCGTAACTTAACTAACGACCTGTAATGAGAAAAAATTACAGGAGGAATAAACATGACAACTAACGAATGGGTCATCCCCTTTTATAAATATCAATTTGAATGGTTACGTGACATTGAATCGGAAATGACTAGTTACTTGGAGAAAGATGCAGAGAAAATCGAAGAGCAGATTGGCAACAATTTCGAATCAATGCTTGATATTGGTGCAGGAATCGGCAGTATCGCCAGGGCTTTGGACGCTCGTGGTATCTCGATGACTACGTTGGAACTAGTCCCTGAATTAGTCGTTGCTTCAAAACTTCGTTCACCGAAAACGATTGACGTTCATCTCGGCGATTTTTACACATATACGTTTCCTACCCAATTTGACGTCGTCAGCTATTTCGACGGCTTTGGCATCGGTACGGATGACGACCAACTGATGCTTCTGAATCGGATGAAAACCTGGATGAAAGATGACGGCTGCGCACTCATTGACATCTATACCCCAGACTACTGGCGCACCATTGCAGCTGGGCAAAAGATGAAGATTGACGATGCGGAACGTATCTATTCATTTGATGAGGAAAACTGTCGAATGATCGACAGCTGGTGGCATAATGAAAACCCCGAAGAAGTCGTTACACAATCGTTGCGTTGTTATGCAATCGACGAGATAAGTGCGATGTGCAAAAAAGCCGGACTGACAATCACTGGCATTTTCCCAGGTGGCGCTATGGATTTCGATAAATGGATATATACAGAGACAGCCTCTCTCTCCAGCTGTCTTTCCTATCGAATCAAACTAAATAAAGACTAGTTAACGAAAGAAGACCTTTGCGTATTCAGATGAACTACGCAAAGGTCTTTAAATTTAGCGTTTTCGGTTCATTCTAGGGGACGAACTCAAAGGTCTCCAGCAAAGAAGTTCGCTATAAAGGTATGACTATAAAATCATCTGTACACTAACCAATTCCCGTAGTTTTGAATGGTCTCTTATAAAGGTGATTTTTAACTTTTCCATTCGTATTTATTCACTTCGCTAGAAATCCAGTTCTTAAGCTCGGCATCCAAAACAAATGTCCTAGGTTTTTTAACACTGAAATGCATGCATACTAAATAGAAACTACCAGTTGTCCTTTTGATGCCTTTGAAATGTTTTTCAACATATCCATCACTTTTTCATTCTGCAGCAGACTTGTTATTTTAGGGTCTGTACTTGCTTGCGCCTCAGCGTTTCCAGTAAGGAAATTGAGTGTCACTTTTTCTTTAGGAGTCTTCTCTTTTTTATTCTCTTCATGCTCCTCTAGATAATCTCCAAGTGTCATTTGCGCTCTTTTTCGCATGGCTTTTTCTTCTTCACTTATGGGCGATTCAAAACGCTGTCCATTGACAACAATCCAGCGCTTGTTTTCATCAACACCTATCTCGGACCACCGGGTTTCAGGATGATTAGTCGAGTATGTTGCGATCTTTTGAAATGTGGAATTATCTACATACAACGTCGTATGAGAG is a genomic window of Sporosarcina oncorhynchi containing:
- a CDS encoding DUF4184 family protein codes for the protein MPLTFAHPAVALPFSRNSKYVNFLALVLGSMAPDFEYFLRGKPNGEIGHTFVGFLVLNLPIVLIVYFVYLTYIHKALFSHLPSILQDTYSQKVDSSRWLKAVVFLYSALFGMLTHVVWDSFTHVSGYMVKKLSFLSNTVHFLSFDIPIFKILQHGSTLVGIALIIGYMYFRTAKNRCTRNKTATSQQKIIYWGLIALLAAFLFGSWSFYDEVSIKLYGVLVVRIIDSALISLLLVSLIFNVLNKMKMGSSLFNRFY
- a CDS encoding class I SAM-dependent methyltransferase is translated as MTTNEWVIPFYKYQFEWLRDIESEMTSYLEKDAEKIEEQIGNNFESMLDIGAGIGSIARALDARGISMTTLELVPELVVASKLRSPKTIDVHLGDFYTYTFPTQFDVVSYFDGFGIGTDDDQLMLLNRMKTWMKDDGCALIDIYTPDYWRTIAAGQKMKIDDAERIYSFDEENCRMIDSWWHNENPEEVVTQSLRCYAIDEISAMCKKAGLTITGIFPGGAMDFDKWIYTETASLSSCLSYRIKLNKD